The Lewinellaceae bacterium genome has a segment encoding these proteins:
- a CDS encoding phosphopeptide-binding protein has translation MKKFLFIFFALSLSLTGCKNNTASTETAPAESTETVANKYTLTPFTPSVSFPGAKMESMDYKNGRFTYVLGGEGYELKAQTPDADQKMCANSGEGQHIHLIVDDLPYAAKYEASFEHPVEDGSHYILSFLSRSYHESIKTKAAHLAMNVNVKDGSITGSVPVETEKMLFYSRPKGTYVGQKDTEKIMLDFYLINVELGDEYKVKAEINGEAHILDTWQPYYIEGLEMGDNTIKLTLIDKDGNAVNTPLNPVERTFTLKPDPTE, from the coding sequence ATGAAGAAATTTTTATTTATTTTTTTTGCCTTGAGCCTGTCGCTCACCGGCTGCAAAAATAATACAGCCAGCACTGAAACAGCCCCCGCTGAATCAACGGAAACGGTAGCCAATAAATACACCCTGACCCCATTTACGCCCTCAGTCTCATTCCCCGGGGCCAAAATGGAATCCATGGATTATAAAAACGGCCGTTTCACCTACGTCCTTGGAGGCGAAGGATATGAATTAAAAGCTCAAACGCCTGATGCCGATCAGAAAATGTGCGCCAATTCCGGTGAAGGACAACACATTCACCTTATTGTGGATGATCTTCCCTATGCGGCCAAGTACGAAGCTTCCTTTGAGCACCCGGTGGAAGATGGCAGTCACTATATTTTGTCTTTTCTTTCTCGTTCCTACCATGAAAGCATCAAAACCAAAGCGGCTCACCTTGCCATGAATGTTAACGTTAAAGATGGAAGCATTACAGGCAGCGTCCCTGTTGAAACCGAAAAAATGTTGTTTTACAGCCGGCCTAAAGGAACCTATGTTGGCCAAAAAGATACCGAAAAAATCATGCTGGACTTTTACCTGATCAATGTAGAATTAGGTGACGAGTACAAAGTCAAAGCAGAAATCAACGGAGAAGCGCACATACTGGATACCTGGCAGCCCTATTATATAGAAGGGCTGGAAATGGGTGACAATACCATAAAACTGACGTTGATCGACAAAGATGGTAATGCAGTGAACACCCCTTTAAACCCGGTAGAACGTACCTTTACCCTAAAGCCTGATCCGACTGAATAA